In Sulfitobacter sp. OXR-159, one DNA window encodes the following:
- a CDS encoding Eco57I restriction-modification methylase domain-containing protein — translation MSEAEFALRGRNPDVLSCIANLSNDEVFTPPEFANRMLDTLANAWARDNGGANLWANPETRFLDPCTKSGIFLREITRRLTAGLAEQIPDLQARVDHILTRQVYGIGITELTAMLARRSVYCSRHANGEHSVTKGFNTEAGHIWFERVEHSWDNGKCKFCRASQDTLDRGEDSESHAYAFIHNDDIKARMAELFGDDMQFDVIIGNPPYQLDDGGHGTSAAPIYHKFVEQAKALDPRYLSMVIPSRWFAGGKGLDEFRQSMLSDDRVRSIDDYLSAADVFPGVGLKGGVCYFLWNRDSRGPCRVKTNFKDWPVSEAERPLLEQGNDIFIRFNEGVSILKKVIAHEVGETDALAIPPAKRFDSLVSSRKPFGFSTTFKGKQRKTAGDLLVHHNGGVGYVAREKVESGKHFIDSWKLFAGYAAPGTGNKDTYPHRIISTPFVAGPETVSSETYLCMGPFDSKEQAESALSYLACRFTRFLILLHKSSQHVTRKVYTFVPKQDWSRTWTDQDLYEKYGLTDAEIAFVEKIVRPMPVGEASADE, via the coding sequence ATGAGCGAAGCGGAGTTTGCCTTGCGCGGGCGCAACCCTGATGTGCTGTCCTGCATCGCGAACTTGTCGAATGACGAGGTGTTCACGCCGCCTGAATTTGCGAACCGGATGCTGGACACCCTGGCAAACGCCTGGGCGCGGGACAATGGCGGGGCGAACCTTTGGGCCAATCCCGAGACCCGCTTCCTCGATCCCTGCACCAAATCCGGCATCTTCCTGCGCGAGATTACGCGGCGGCTGACCGCAGGGCTGGCCGAGCAGATCCCCGATCTGCAAGCCCGCGTGGACCACATCCTGACGCGGCAGGTTTATGGGATCGGGATCACGGAGCTGACGGCGATGTTGGCGCGGCGCAGCGTCTATTGCTCGCGCCATGCTAACGGTGAACATTCGGTCACGAAAGGGTTCAACACCGAAGCGGGCCACATTTGGTTCGAGCGTGTCGAGCACAGCTGGGACAACGGCAAATGCAAATTCTGCCGCGCCAGTCAGGACACGCTGGATCGTGGGGAGGACAGTGAATCCCACGCCTATGCCTTTATACACAACGACGACATAAAGGCCCGGATGGCCGAGCTGTTTGGAGACGACATGCAATTTGATGTAATCATCGGGAACCCGCCGTATCAGTTGGATGATGGGGGGCATGGCACAAGCGCCGCACCGATCTACCACAAGTTTGTGGAGCAGGCGAAGGCGCTTGATCCGCGCTACTTGAGCATGGTGATCCCGTCCCGTTGGTTTGCGGGTGGCAAGGGGTTGGACGAGTTCCGTCAATCCATGCTGTCCGATGATCGTGTCCGGTCGATTGATGATTATCTGAGTGCGGCGGATGTGTTTCCGGGGGTCGGCCTGAAAGGTGGCGTGTGCTATTTCCTGTGGAACCGTGACAGCCGTGGCCCATGCCGCGTAAAGACGAATTTCAAGGACTGGCCCGTGTCAGAGGCAGAGCGGCCTTTGCTCGAACAGGGAAATGATATTTTCATTCGCTTTAACGAGGGCGTCTCAATCCTGAAAAAGGTGATCGCGCATGAAGTTGGGGAGACTGATGCTCTAGCAATCCCTCCTGCCAAGCGTTTCGACAGCCTTGTGAGTTCGCGTAAACCATTTGGATTCTCGACGACATTCAAAGGGAAGCAGAGGAAGACGGCAGGTGACTTACTAGTCCATCATAATGGTGGTGTTGGTTATGTGGCACGAGAAAAGGTTGAGAGCGGCAAGCACTTTATCGACAGTTGGAAGCTGTTCGCTGGTTACGCGGCTCCTGGGACGGGGAACAAAGACACGTATCCGCACAGAATTATCAGCACTCCCTTTGTGGCTGGCCCCGAAACCGTTTCATCAGAAACTTATCTCTGTATGGGGCCATTCGACAGCAAAGAGCAGGCGGAAAGCGCGTTAAGTTATCTCGCCTGTCGCTTCACCCGTTTCCTGATCCTCCTGCATAAGTCTTCTCAGCACGTTACCCGCAAGGTTTATACCTTCGTGCCGAAGCAGGACTGGTCCCGCACATGGACCGATCAGGACCTGTATGAAAAATACGGGCTGACGGACGCCGAGATCGCTTTTGTCGAAAAGATCGTGCGCCCAATGCCTGTGGGTGAAGCATCCGCTGATGAATAA
- a CDS encoding DUF6880 family protein codes for MNASLNLVPKKQAALVLDETQGNAGFKRRVNAALASESGSMAIARVIDRRLAGLDRARSFIDWDKARVFRQDLKGLCDSIIKELAPADVRNRNNSNAARQSIFATRACGA; via the coding sequence TTGAATGCCTCGCTGAACTTGGTGCCAAAAAAACAGGCCGCGTTGGTTCTGGACGAGACGCAAGGCAATGCCGGCTTCAAGCGCCGGGTGAATGCGGCACTCGCGAGCGAGTCCGGTTCGATGGCGATTGCCAGGGTGATCGACCGCAGGTTGGCAGGACTGGACCGCGCCCGCAGCTTTATCGATTGGGATAAGGCCCGCGTTTTTCGCCAGGACTTGAAAGGTCTGTGCGACAGCATCATCAAGGAGCTTGCCCCGGCCGATGTTAGAAACCGCAACAACAGCAATGCTGCGCGCCAAAGCATCTTTGCGACAAGAGCTTGCGGGGCTTGA
- a CDS encoding transposase has product MGPWVGLTPSRNQSGERDVSGGFTKVGDVSLRRALCQAANVMMNRGRSTWLRTWGAQVALRRGRKSAMVAREFRTADVLHRLWVDGTDFMPDAAPRAT; this is encoded by the coding sequence ATCGGTCCCTGGGTCGGTCTGACCCCTTCACGCAACCAGTCCGGCGAACGAGATGTGTCTGGCGGCTTTACAAAGGTTGGTGATGTCAGCCTCAGGCGAGCGTTGTGCCAAGCTGCTAACGTCATGATGAACCGCGGACGCTCGACATGGCTTCGAACTTGGGGGGCTCAGGTTGCGCTGCGCCGAGGCCGCAAGAGTGCTATGGTTGCTCGAGAGTTTCGCACCGCCGACGTTCTGCATCGCCTTTGGGTCGATGGCACTGACTTCATGCCGGATGCTGCACCGAGAGCTACCTGA
- a CDS encoding ribbon-helix-helix protein, CopG family, with amino-acid sequence MQKKMGRPKLDTEAVTLRLPREMIDAIDDRRRVEPDLPTRPEMIRRLLAEILEPKA; translated from the coding sequence ATGCAAAAAAAAATGGGACGGCCAAAACTTGACACCGAAGCGGTGACGCTTCGACTGCCGCGCGAGATGATCGACGCTATTGATGATCGACGACGTGTTGAGCCGGATCTTCCAACACGGCCCGAGATGATCCGGCGCCTTCTGGCCGAAATCCTGGAACCGAAAGCCTGA